The window CAATAGTTCTGTTGTACTTGAGCAACCGTAGAGATTGATCTCAACATTTTGAAACTATGATCCACGTTCAATTGGAGAATAGAAATGCACCATTAAAATTTAAGGTTTCATACATCCTACTTTTcttcacacacactcacattcacaaaggagagaagggaggaagagagaataATCATAGATTAAACCCAATAAAATTTGAACCGTTGAAAAGCTTCCTTCTCATTTTACACGAGACTGTCTACAGCAGGTCATCCTTAGTAAACCACATCCAACTCTTCTTCAATATCTCCGAATTTATCCCACAAAATCCTGTGCTTTGGTAACTCTAATATCTTGTCAATTGACTAAAATCTTTTTCtctatgttttcttcttcacaatCACAGGAATAGAAGCACAAACGTAAAGAATGAGAGACAAACAAtgagatttattattattatgtattGAGTTTGAGACAGATAAGTGGGAGTAAAACACAAAGAGAGGATGTTGGCAAGCTATAGTCCTCCAATCCCTGTATATGTGAGTATgaggtttcttcttttctttgaagACGCCCAAGCGCGGCCAAGCCCCATTCGATGGGTTGTTGCCGATTGTTTGTTGCTAAACAGTTGCTATATAGAACTACAATCAATCCCAGCTTGTCAATGGGTCGGTTGCCTCTTGACTGACCCATCATGATTTGAGACCGGATCAAGTTCATGTACAATAACAAATCCACGGACCAGGGACGTACAAGATAGTTCTCGTACCTGAACCTGATTCGGATTCGATTTAATTTGCATTTCCCTGCTCTTGCTAAACGATTTCTTTCTTAACTCGTCAATAGTTATTCTTTGAGAGTTCAACTTGAATTCAATAGTTCCTAGAGTATTTAcaatagatgatgaagaagaagaagcattggGGACGACCTGGTGCTTCTATGCAGCTATGAGCCTATGACTCCCTTGATTTGAATTGAAATGCAGGCAAAAAAGTGTATATGCCATTGAAACTTAATATCTCCCCTCTTCTCACACatgtgagaaaagaaaagatgaataAGCGGCCAGAGATGTTAGAAAACAGAACTAATTAACGTTATCAAAGACGAGAGCAAAAGATTTTCTAAGATTTTAAGACTTCCATTCATTCGTAGTTCTTAATGGGGCGGCAACTGAACCTAATTCACAAAAACCATATGTCACCATGAAAGCAAGTAATCGGTGATGATGTTCATATTTGTTGGATGgttgggattaattcaattccatgtatacaactattattaaagaaagtgaaaataagttTGCAGAACATATATTTTCCTACCACTCGCCCAACCctaaaagggatttttttttttttagtatatatatataacaaccCTATAAGAGTTAGTTAAGCCTAAACATCAACAAAACCAGCTCAGTTTATTCAAATTAAATGTGTCAACTATATAGATCTCATCAAAGCCGACAAAAGTAGCgtagaagtaaaaaaaaaaaagagaaaaaaaaatttacattcacCACCCCTCACATTTGTCATAATTACATAATCCCCCTCGCATTtcgttttttacatttaaacaaaaaaaaaactagggtaTTAGTTTTTAAAATGGAAAAGACTTTTTCACCTGATTATGtcttgaaataaaaatcctaagtCTAAAGACCATTTTATCCTTATGACATCTTTAAACCTAAAATCCCTAAATCCCAAATCATAGGTTGCTGCATTTTCTGGCGAAGTGAATGGAAGTCGTCACCGGGGGTTTCTTGTTCTTCCAAATCTGCTGTGTTTGTTCTTCTTTAATCTCCTTTATGATCTCGTTTTTCTCTCAAATATGGAATACAGACCATTAGAACTCACAATGATATCTGCTAAAGACATCTTCAAACCTAAAATCCAATCTCTAATCTCCATAAATTTCATTGACGCAGAAGATTAATCCCCAATGAAATAGTGCAACCAACAAGCCCAAGCAACGCCAAGGCATAGAATCCCCTCTTCAAATCCACAAAACAGAAGAATaataagatgaagaagaaggaaagaagcaaTTCTTCTTAATTCTAGAAATCcaaaaaaccccatttgcaGAAAATCAAAAACTCAATTTAATTCGAATCTGGTAATTTATATTTGAAAGACTCACCCTCTCATACGTTTCTTGGGATCTCCAGATGCGTAGCCATTGAAGTGAAAGTATCGACCAATAATGTAAACAAAGCCAAGCCCAGCTGCAACCCCAGGGTATTGAAGCCCTCTAAGCAGAAGCAATGCAAAGAACATCGGCATCATCTCCAGCGAGTTCTGATGCCCTCTTTGaaacccaccaccaccaccaccaccaccaccaccatccaATTAAATCCTcaaaaccatggttttaagtatcggtgcgtatcgtgctgtatcggccgatacgtatctgtaTCGATAGGTAttggcacgatacataccgatacgctacggggaattttggacCTCGTTTTGTGTATCGGcatatcgtacgtatcgtattgtgtcataccgtatcggtaccgatacgtacgatattctacgatacgaacttttgaaaatctgaaaattcccgagagtatccgtaccgtatcggtacgtatcgaaggtatcgtgcagtattgaaccgtatcgtactgtatcggtacgatacgatatggctacttaagtgtgaattttttgttgtttgaaacaaacacttcacattctcaccaatagttttctagattttttatatgttatgtaaaaacaagtgctctacaacttccatggaaatttttgttttttctcaaaaatatatatattttttaatttttttattccgaaattaattaaaaaaaaatccccaaaatttatttttttttagaaaatttagttcattcaactcttaaaaataatgtcataacttataattactaaatacatgatttcaaataaaacccacattttttccccaaaaaagtgagggtttcaatttttttttttatttctcagatctactcaaatatattgatccacactttgttgattttttatatgttctttaaaaacatttaatctacaacttctataaaaaaaatttaatttttctacaatgaatgggagacccactaccatatatatttcgactggggtaaatattgtgcctatattcgacaaatgcagaatatcatcgtagttgctcctattgaagaagaaggtcctagccaaggatttgaaccaccacgacactcttcacggcactcatcacagtggcaatggcaatgaggaaaaaaaaaactgtaagaaactcaaacctcatcattttgaacattttcaactcaatatatttgtttatcaatacgataccctctacttaagtatttatgcattctacatattatatatagctttttttaactatttttttttatgcaaaagtatataaaaatgtgttccctatccatttatgtgtgtgtctttagcgtatcttagcgtatctccgatacgatacgataccctccgatacgtatcttaattttgactgatcgatacggtgaccgataccgatactttaatccttgctcaaAACCCAATAAACAAAATCGAAAACCCACAAAAAAGAAATGAGATTTCAACCAAAAGATGGATCTTTTTTCTATAGAAATCGAACCTGAATGTAGTTGAAGAGATTGGCATCCTTGTTCTCTGATTCTAAGGGGTATAGGACTGGATAAAACACCTTATACTTGCCAAAAAATCATCAACCATTAAAGGGTTTTGCTTTGATTGatgaaatataataatttttccTCTTTCGATTTTGAGAAATGAACAATTAATTACTTCTTCTAGGCTTTGCCGACTTGGGCTTCCGGCGTGGGTGTATAGACAAAAGTCTGAGGAATCGGATTGAATCAGATCAGTATCGATCTGTTTGATCTGATTCTTATTGAATCcgtcttttattattattgatctGATTCGTGTTTTCCTCACTTTGCCggatttcttttcatttcacaGGAAAATATAGCGACTTACGATTTGGGGATTTAGGGATTTTAGGTTTGAAGATGTCACAAGGATaaaatgatcttttaagatttaggatttttagttttttaaatttaaatgtaaaaaacgaAATACGAGAAGGGATTATGTAATTAAGGCAAACACGAGGGATGATGAATGTAAattttctaaataaaaaaatttagcaCATCACAGCAAAACACTGAAAAACTCTTGTCTTACACCTTGCTCTCCAAAAACGGTCTATCAGAGGTCATATGATAGTCAGTTAAGCCAATCTGATAAAAGACCGAACCAAATCTAGATTCTACATTTCTACCTAAtagtttgggtttggtttgatcCATTACCAACCTGAAAATCGGACCGAAAGAATAGATTGGTTTGAACCGTTGTATGAACCGGCTTTAGCAGGTTTAATGACACCTGCAGAGGCACCATGAGAATGGGAACAAAGCTGAGAAGTTGACACAGAAGAAGAGGCAGACAAGGGGAGAAGATGGAGACCCAATCCGATGGAAGCGACGATATCGCATCCCTTATAGAGATGCGCCAACAACTCGAAGCTCGCATTGGAACCCGACGCCTAGCTCAGCAAGAACTCATCGCTTCTCTACAAACTCTCGCTCCCGACCTCGTTTCTTCTCTTGATCTTTCTCTCAAGGTAGTCTCTGCCTTCAATGGCCGCCAATACACTCCaaccccaatccctaaacccaaaccgaGCCCTAACCTTAACCCTATCCCTAAGACATCCCCGGAGAACAATCGCCCCATCACGCCTGAGACCCGCCCTCGTTATCGGTCGTCCGTCGAGCCCAAAACAACCGACCCCAAGAATCATGCTCCTGCTCCCTCCCCTGAAGCTGCTTCGACCGTATGTCGGTCGGATGGCGAGAAAATGGCCGTTGACAGCAATGGAAGCCCGCTGTCCGTCGTTCGTTCTATGGTTGCGGTTTGCCTATTGGAACGGGTACCCTTTACGCCCATAGATTCTTCTGCGGTGGTCAGGAAGCTAGAGAACGaccagtcggcaaccccggctGAGAAGTCCGCTTTGTTTGAACTGGGTGGTGAATCTGGTTCCATACTGGCGGTTGAAATGGCTTTGAGGTCGATCGCCGACGATAATGGCGGTGTTGAATTGGAGGAGTTCGTCGTTAGCGGGAAAACGAGGGTTTTCGTTTTGGAAATTGACCGGAGCCGTCTTGTCAAGGAGTTGCCAGAAAGTTCTCAGCAGCAGCAACTGGAATTGAGTTCCGGTGATGGTAATCAAATTCAAGCGCCGGGGACAGGTGGAGCTGATAGGAATGGTGCGGTTTTTGGGATGGGAGGAGCAATGCCTAGGCCAATGCCGGATATGTGGCTTGGACCTGCCGAACCCCATCTATCTGGATTTCCGCCTGTGTTTCCGGCTGCCGGGTCTCCGATGATGGGGCCAAGGGGCGGGCCTAGATTGGGGATGATGGGACTCCCCAGGGGGTTGGGTGTTCCTCCCCTCCACAGACCACCTTCGGGGAGCCCAAATTCTGCCCCTTTGAAGCTGAGAACAGAAGAGGAGGACATGAAGGATCTTGAGGCGTTGTTGAATAAAAAATCCTTCAAGGAATTGCAGAAGTCGAAGACGGGAGAGGAGCTTTTGGACCTCATACACCGTCCCACTGCCAAGGAAACAGCCGTCGCGGCCAAGGTTTGGACTTCTGGCCGTCCTGTTGTAAATTTGCTTCCGCATTGCGATTGCTGAATTCTCAATTGTTCAAGTTATTCTGTGCTTGAATATTGAGTTAGTTACTTCAGTACCTTCTGTCTATTATGATCTTACAGGTTTAGTTACTTCAGTACCGTCTGTCTATTATGATCTTACAGGTTCTTTGCTTACTCATATAAGATGGAACatccacgaaaaaaaaaaaaaattgttccttCCCCATCCCCAGTAAAAGTGCCCTGGTAGCTCAATAAGCCTTATCTTGATTAATTGGCGTTGGTTACAGGAATCCTATTCCACCAATGCGCTCCCATTTAAAGCCATAGCAGCTATAAAGTCTTAAGCACCATGTCCTTCCTCACCACTTCAATACAGGTCATCTTGGCCTTCTCTTTATCCTGTAACCACCTTCAGTTTGCATTGTATCACTCTTTCCAGTGGTGCACTAAGAAGAAAATGGTCATGGACTTTGCTTAATCCACTGATAAGAGCATCACTAGGTTGTATTTAATCATCTATCATTACTTCTTCCTTCTATCATATATGTAAAATTTATTGTGTGCATTCTTTAGCATCTAGGCCCTCAaatttggaagaagaagaaaataatctCACAGAATCTGCTGATGCTCTATCTTATATCAACTGTCATCTTTGAATTTTGGTTTATGTTGGTCGATTTAAGTCCTTAACGAAgactacattttttttaatgggtatacccagtgcacaaggctcttgCCACTTTGGGGTCTGGGGAGGTTCATATTTATGCagccatccccccccccctttcacAGAAAGGCTGTTTCCGACTTGAACCcacgaccactaggtcacaatggagcaacgcTACCATTGTGCCAAAGTCCGCCctctatttttcttcctttttccaaGCATTATTTAATATTGTTGTTTGTGCACTTTTGTTTCAGTTCAAAACCAAAGGTGGTTCTCAACTAAAGGAGTACTGCTCTGCTTTGACAAAAGAAGATTGCCGGCGTCAGTCTTCATCTTACATGGCATGTGAGAAGGTTAGTGAAGAGTAAGGCTTGCAAGTGTTGTTTATCGagctttttttctcctttttttcccatgtaagcattttttttttcttggcattTAAGTTTTCTTTGCTATTTGCTAGCACTCCTTGCTATTGgtattgcccccccccccccaaaggagcaaaaaaaaaaaaaaaattctaaagcccacagaagaaaaaaaaaaaaaaaaatctaatttcagTGTTTCTTGTTGCAGTATGTTGTTTTGCTTGAATTATTTGACTTGTTCAGGTTCATTTTCGGCGCATCATCGCTCTACATACTGATACCAATTTAGGGGATTGCTCATTTCTGGATACTTGCCGTCACATGAAGGTAGTGTTTTTTTCTACTGTTGCTTCTGATTATGTTTAACAAAGGATTTATACTAATTGATTATTCTGCGGACAGACATGCAAGTATGTTCACTATGAACTTGACCCAACACCAGATATGCCAGCCATGATGATGGGGACTAATGCTCTTCCACCTCCCAAACCATTAAAGCCTCAACGGGCTGAATATTGTTCAGAGGTAGAGCTTGGCGAGCCACAATGGATTAATTGTGACATCCGTAATTTTAGAATGGACATCTTGGGGCAGTTTGGAGTTATCATGGCAGATCCCCCATGGGATATTCATATGGAGTTGCCCTATGGAACGATGGCTGATGATGAAATGCGCAATCTCAATGTGCCTGCCCTTCAGACAgatggtttgatttttctatggGTCACTGGTCGTGCAATGGAGCTTGGACGAGAGTGGTATATGCTTAACTTTGACTATCTCGTTATCTAGCAAGTAGTATataaattgatttttatggTTCTAACCAAAGCAATAAATGTTATTCGTGGTTTTGGTGGGTTTAATTGCTCCACcaaaaaatgcattaaaattGCGACAAATCAATGCTATAGAGTTAGAGTTAGACTTAGAttcatcttcctttcttttctttcaagtttattataaaaaatttgtaGTGCTTAGAAACTCAGTAATTGTACTTCCACTTCTGTTCAATAATATATCTTTTATCTTCCGAGTTCAAGTCTACCATTTATTTCTTACATTCCTAATTGAGAAGAAATCAAAGTCCTTGGAGCAATTGAGGCATGAGGGAACTCAGTATCGCCGTGGTTGGAAGTCAGATTATAttttgaattcttgagaagGAATTCTGACACACCTGCACAAGAAGAATACGGTCCGCGTATTTCTACAAGTTGAAAGGGAATTGTAGCCAACACTTTCTTAATAATTGAGTTTACTTAGGATTTTACCAGATGTTACCAACAACTTCGGAGgtttccttttctatttgtATAATTTTTCATTATTGATCAAGTCACTTTATGACAGCCACCTCAGCCAATCAGTGGGGAGGTTTAGgaatttattactttttatttctgttttcgGCATTATAAAGTAATGTAAAGTCCTGGTGTTCTCCCTACGATTTGATGAATTAAATTTTCTTGATTTAGTTTGGAGgttattcttctctcttctccctcttcctctccttttcttccaTCAATTTGACCGACTGCAGCAGATACATCCACCGATCTGCATCAAATACTCTATTCGTATAGTTATCACAAGCTAATATTTAATATAAGGGGTTGCTGTCCTcaacccaaaaaagaagagaatggTATTCATTCAGATGATGAGCAAGTAGAACATTTTATTCATTGTGATGTTTAAATGGAAAATTGATTAGATAATATCTTACAATGGTCATAAAGTTCATTTAAGCTCATTTCACATGTCAATTTTCTTGTTTCAGTTTGGAACTCTGGGGATACAAGCGTGTGGAGGAGATCATTTGGGTGAAAACCAATCAACTTCAGCGAATTATCAGAACAGGACGTACAGGACATTGGCTCAATCACAGTAAGGAACATTGTCTTGTTGGCATAAAGGGGGATCCAGAAGTAAACCGGAATATTGATACGGATGTCATTGTTGCGGAGGTTCGAGAGACGAGCCGTAAACCAGATGAGGCAACCAGGATTCTCATCCCATTCTGTTTCAATCACCGTTTTCCCTAGCATCTTTGGGATTACAAGTGTCTCTTCACTCTTTTTTCTTATGTTCTTCCCATTTTGTTGATTTAGGAGGCTACTGCTAATGCATATATTAAAGCCATTATCTTGTTATCATTGTTATCTGTTGATAGTGATCCTTGCTA is drawn from Macadamia integrifolia cultivar HAES 741 chromosome 7, SCU_Mint_v3, whole genome shotgun sequence and contains these coding sequences:
- the LOC122084152 gene encoding N6-adenosine-methyltransferase MT-A70-like isoform X1, whose amino-acid sequence is METQSDGSDDIASLIEMRQQLEARIGTRRLAQQELIASLQTLAPDLVSSLDLSLKVVSAFNGRQYTPTPIPKPKPSPNLNPIPKTSPENNRPITPETRPRYRSSVEPKTTDPKNHAPAPSPEAASTVCRSDGEKMAVDSNGSPLSVVRSMVAVCLLERVPFTPIDSSAVVRKLENDQSATPAEKSALFELGGESGSILAVEMALRSIADDNGGVELEEFVVSGKTRVFVLEIDRSRLVKELPESSQQQQLELSSGDGNQIQAPGTGGADRNGAVFGMGGAMPRPMPDMWLGPAEPHLSGFPPVFPAAGSPMMGPRGGPRLGMMGLPRGLGVPPLHRPPSGSPNSAPLKLRTEEEDMKDLEALLNKKSFKELQKSKTGEELLDLIHRPTAKETAVAAKFKTKGGSQLKEYCSALTKEDCRRQSSSYMACEKVHFRRIIALHTDTNLGDCSFLDTCRHMKTCKYVHYELDPTPDMPAMMMGTNALPPPKPLKPQRAEYCSEVELGEPQWINCDIRNFRMDILGQFGVIMADPPWDIHMELPYGTMADDEMRNLNVPALQTDGLIFLWVTGRAMELGRECLELWGYKRVEEIIWVKTNQLQRIIRTGRTGHWLNHSKEHCLVGIKGDPEVNRNIDTDVIVAEVRETSRKPDEMYPMLERISPRTRKLELFARMHNTHAGWMSLGNQLSGVRLVDEGLRARFKAAYPDVEVQPASPPRSSAMELDSTTSQLRSPFAGVESRSTLRYAEPSGPEAFTSGEKSMSTDVCMVGLI
- the LOC122084152 gene encoding N6-adenosine-methyltransferase MT-A70-like isoform X2; this encodes METQSDGSDDIASLIEMRQQLEARIGTRRLAQQELIASLQTLAPDLVSSLDLSLKVVSAFNGRQYTPTPIPKPKPSPNLNPIPKTSPENNRPITPETRPRYRSSVEPKTTDPKNHAPAPSPEAASTVCRSDGEKMAVDSNGSPLSVVRSMVAVCLLERVPFTPIDSSAVVRKLENDQSATPAEKSALFELGGESGSILAVEMALRSIADDNGGVELEEFVVSGKTRVFVLEIDRSRLVKELPESSQQQQLELSSGDGNQIQAPGTGGADRNGAVFGMGGAMPRPMPDMWLGPAEPHLSGFPPVFPAAGSPMMGPRGGPRLGMMGLPRGLGVPPLHRPPSGSPNSAPLKLRTEEEDMKDLEALLNKKSFKELQKSKTGEELLDLIHRPTAKETAVAAKFKTKGGSQLKEYCSALTKEDCRRQSSSYMACEKVHFRRIIALHTDTNLGDCSFLDTCRHMKTCKYVHYELDPTPDMPAMMMGTNALPPPKPLKPQRAEYCSEVELGEPQWINCDIRNFRMDILGQFGVIMADPPWDIHMELPYGTMADDEMRNLNVPALQTDGLIFLWVTGRAMELGRECLELWGYKRVEEIIWVKTNQLQRIIRTGRTGHWLNHSKEHCLVGIKGDPEVNRNIDTDVIVAEVRETSRKPDEATRILIPFCFNHRFP